A genomic window from Alkalihalobacillus sp. AL-G includes:
- a CDS encoding LysM domain-containing protein gives MQPHHSYWNLAQKFKISVEAISALNPGVDPTDLHVGQIILLPNASRTIILWSTTPSTTPYCITQT, from the coding sequence ATCCAGCCGCATCATAGCTATTGGAATTTAGCGCAAAAATTTAAAATATCGGTTGAAGCGATCTCAGCATTGAATCCTGGAGTTGACCCGACTGACCTTCATGTCGGACAAATTATATTATTACCCAATGCCTCAAGGACAATAATACTTTGGTCGACTACACCATCAACAACACCTTATTGCATCACTCAAACATAG
- a CDS encoding GNAT family N-acetyltransferase translates to MYAIYILESYQRKGLGRALIKPLLEQLIALKLNSLLVWVLEDNKSRYFYEALGGKMVERTVLQIAGEGYNELAYGWDDVKKLQKYLEEN, encoded by the coding sequence GTGTATGCGATTTATATTTTGGAATCCTATCAAAGAAAAGGGTTGGGTAGAGCGCTGATCAAGCCTTTGTTGGAACAGCTTATCGCGTTGAAACTCAATTCACTACTCGTATGGGTATTGGAAGACAATAAATCACGCTATTTTTATGAAGCATTGGGAGGGAAAATGGTCGAACGAACCGTTTTGCAAATTGCTGGAGAGGGATATAACGAACTTGCCTATGGCTGGGATGATGTTAAAAAACTTCAAAAATACCTGGAAGAGAATTAA
- a CDS encoding HIT domain-containing protein codes for MTQDFYCDRVLSGKTEMEKVYETENILAYYHTKPAYEVHIVAIPKKHIPSLTKINESDNDLFNELMNVVRIVASQVELEYGACRVITNLGDYQDSKHLHWHIVSGARS; via the coding sequence ATGACCCAAGATTTTTACTGTGATCGGGTGTTAAGCGGAAAAACTGAGATGGAGAAGGTTTATGAGACTGAGAATATACTGGCATACTATCATACGAAACCAGCCTATGAAGTACATATTGTCGCCATTCCGAAAAAGCATATTCCGTCCCTTACAAAGATAAATGAAAGTGACAACGATCTGTTCAATGAATTAATGAATGTTGTACGAATAGTAGCTTCGCAGGTTGAATTGGAATATGGTGCATGTCGGGTGATCACAAATCTTGGAGACTACCAGGACTCGAAGCATTTGCACTGGCACATTGTTTCAGGAGCGAGATCGTAA
- a CDS encoding GNAT family N-acetyltransferase codes for MEQAVLAALNELEDIVKIDSETIGDESRRKVLKEAIEEQRCLIVIVNGSVGGFLVYNTQFFDCSFISLVIVKPSERRKGIASSLIRGFEKISPTEKIFSSTNQSNEGMQKVFSKLGYEKCGWINNLDEGDPELIYFKNERKVDL; via the coding sequence ATGGAACAGGCGGTTTTGGCTGCATTGAATGAATTAGAGGACATCGTAAAAATAGATTCAGAGACAATTGGTGATGAAAGCAGAAGAAAAGTTTTGAAGGAAGCTATTGAAGAACAGCGCTGTCTGATTGTAATAGTAAATGGTTCTGTCGGTGGTTTTTTGGTTTACAACACGCAGTTTTTCGATTGCAGTTTCATCTCACTCGTAATCGTAAAACCTTCTGAAAGAAGAAAGGGAATCGCAAGTTCATTAATTAGGGGTTTTGAAAAAATTTCTCCAACAGAAAAGATATTCTCTTCAACGAACCAATCGAATGAGGGAATGCAGAAGGTCTTTTCCAAGCTCGGTTATGAGAAATGCGGATGGATAAATAATCTCGATGAGGGCGATCCTGAACTCATTTATTTTAAAAATGAACGTAAAGTAGATTTATAG
- a CDS encoding MOSC domain-containing protein codes for METIVTAVSISENHSFSKANQGCIRLLAGLGVEGDAHMGETVKHRSRVAKDPSQPNLRQVHLIHAELYDELQASGFQISAGQIGENITTRGIDLLGLPTGTRLKIGETAVVELTGLRNPCKQLDQFQPGLMSAVLDRDEQGNLIRKSGVMGIVLKDGVVRPGDSITVEFPAKPYKPLERV; via the coding sequence GTGGAAACGATTGTAACTGCAGTAAGTATTAGTGAAAATCACTCGTTCAGTAAGGCAAATCAGGGTTGCATCCGCTTGTTGGCAGGGCTCGGTGTCGAAGGAGATGCGCATATGGGTGAAACTGTAAAGCATCGATCACGGGTTGCGAAAGATCCTTCACAGCCCAACCTGCGTCAAGTCCATCTGATTCACGCCGAATTATATGACGAATTACAGGCTTCAGGCTTTCAAATTTCCGCTGGACAGATCGGTGAGAACATCACGACACGAGGAATAGATCTCCTTGGACTGCCAACTGGTACTAGACTGAAAATTGGTGAGACTGCTGTGGTCGAGTTAACAGGATTGCGTAATCCATGTAAGCAGCTTGATCAATTTCAACCGGGATTGATGTCCGCAGTATTGGATCGTGATGAGCAAGGTAATCTCATACGTAAATCGGGTGTGATGGGGATTGTTTTAAAGGATGGAGTGGTTCGTCCAGGTGATTCGATTACTGTTGAGTTCCCGGCAAAGCCGTACAAACCACTTGAACGAGTTTAA
- a CDS encoding phosphotransferase family protein, producing the protein MKQKINHLLELVRTESESICRITSINPYAYGVENCVFKVTTEEWNEVVIRVPWNRFSSNETDGDIDSRRGLEKEVSLTEHCFHKGIPVPEIFYVQFGEKTDFIIQEFIEGDDRGASIEEVGVLVHKLHNMALPPEHVNLTRDINHDLSRRIIERTEAFERFSGQHFPLPEQLELQSILNSYPSKSRLLHMDIRLENLIFCNRRIKAIFDWTNALIGDPVLELMRIQDYRLLNDDFIKGYPNFETEMKRVPDIVTWLYQYDTAVMLTLLFYTELDDKQQGEQAKNRLTTLYEKIKAEI; encoded by the coding sequence ATGAAGCAAAAGATTAATCATTTATTAGAATTAGTTAGAACTGAATCCGAATCGATTTGTAGGATAACTTCAATAAATCCGTACGCTTATGGTGTGGAGAATTGTGTATTCAAGGTAACGACTGAAGAGTGGAATGAGGTTGTGATACGAGTTCCGTGGAATAGGTTTTCCTCTAATGAAACGGATGGAGACATAGATTCTAGAAGGGGACTTGAAAAAGAGGTGAGTCTAACCGAACACTGCTTTCATAAAGGCATCCCAGTACCTGAAATATTCTACGTTCAGTTTGGTGAGAAGACAGATTTCATTATCCAGGAGTTTATCGAAGGGGATGATCGAGGTGCTTCAATTGAAGAGGTTGGAGTGCTTGTCCATAAACTGCACAACATGGCGTTACCTCCCGAACATGTAAATCTAACAAGAGATATTAATCACGATTTATCTCGTCGGATCATCGAACGGACAGAAGCATTTGAACGATTTTCCGGTCAGCATTTTCCCTTACCCGAGCAGTTAGAGCTTCAGTCTATTCTCAACTCCTATCCATCAAAATCAAGGCTGCTGCATATGGATATTCGGCTTGAAAACTTGATTTTTTGTAATAGGAGAATCAAAGCGATCTTTGACTGGACAAATGCTCTGATCGGTGATCCAGTTTTGGAGCTTATGAGAATCCAAGATTATAGACTGCTGAATGATGATTTTATCAAAGGCTATCCCAATTTTGAAACCGAAATGAAACGAGTGCCGGATATCGTTACATGGCTCTATCAATACGATACTGCAGTGATGCTCACCTTATTGTTTTACACAGAACTTGATGACAAACAACAAGGCGAGCAAGCAAAGAATCGACTTACCACTCTTTATGAGAAAATCAAAGCTGAAATATAG
- a CDS encoding GNAT family N-acetyltransferase, with the protein MVAKDGQLSIRKLKYTDYDFSLLYKWLNDEQVQSYYEGKSVKNTREQIHEKFGRRALGEDEVIPCIIEFDCRPIGYLQYYPLEMDEIHDYGAKEDQPQYGIDLFIGELEYWNQGIGTKTIKVIIKFLFEEQEVQDIYIDPLTWNARAIRCYEKCGFKKVKVLPKRELHDGEYKDNQIMKLSKDEFQGSERNC; encoded by the coding sequence ATGGTTGCTAAAGATGGGCAACTTAGTATCCGAAAGCTGAAATATACCGATTATGATTTTTCACTGCTATATAAATGGCTGAATGATGAGCAGGTTCAAAGCTACTATGAGGGTAAGAGTGTAAAGAACACACGTGAGCAAATCCATGAAAAGTTTGGGCGGCGTGCGTTGGGCGAGGATGAGGTTATACCTTGTATCATTGAATTTGACTGCAGGCCGATTGGCTATTTGCAGTATTATCCATTGGAAATGGATGAAATTCATGATTACGGTGCAAAGGAGGACCAACCACAGTATGGAATCGATTTATTCATTGGTGAGTTAGAGTACTGGAATCAGGGCATCGGGACGAAGACCATAAAAGTTATCATTAAATTTTTATTCGAAGAACAAGAAGTTCAGGATATTTACATAGATCCTCTAACGTGGAATGCCCGTGCAATCCGATGCTATGAAAAATGCGGTTTTAAAAAAGTGAAAGTTCTGCCTAAGCGTGAACTGCATGATGGCGAGTATAAAGACAATCAGATTATGAAGCTCTCAAAAGACGAATTTCAAGGCTCAGAAAGGAACTGCTAA
- a CDS encoding histidine phosphatase family protein translates to MKNIYIVRHCKAEGQAADAPLTALGVIQSKELAQFLSDKNIEHIVTSPYERAVQTIQPFADEQGIEMALDNRLEERVLSSETRSDWMEMLRKTYDDLELCYEGGESSNMAMVRAVAVVEDVLKRPGRNSVIVTHGNLMSLLLKHFDERIGFEEWKALTNPDVYELRIENRTTSIERVWLID, encoded by the coding sequence ATGAAAAATATTTATATTGTGCGCCATTGTAAGGCGGAAGGACAAGCTGCTGATGCTCCGTTAACGGCATTAGGTGTTATACAATCGAAGGAACTAGCGCAATTTTTATCCGATAAAAATATTGAGCATATCGTAACCAGTCCGTATGAAAGAGCTGTCCAGACGATCCAGCCATTTGCTGATGAGCAAGGAATCGAAATGGCACTAGATAACCGTTTAGAAGAACGCGTTTTATCAAGTGAAACCCGATCGGATTGGATGGAGATGCTACGTAAAACATACGATGATTTAGAGTTGTGTTATGAAGGTGGAGAGTCGAGTAATATGGCGATGGTTCGAGCTGTAGCGGTCGTTGAGGATGTTTTAAAACGCCCAGGTCGGAACAGTGTTATCGTCACGCATGGGAATCTGATGTCCCTGCTCCTCAAGCATTTTGATGAACGAATCGGGTTCGAGGAATGGAAAGCACTGACGAATCCAGATGTATACGAGTTGCGAATTGAAAACCGCACGACAAGTATTGAACGTGTTTGGCTGATCGATTAG
- a CDS encoding GNAT family N-acetyltransferase, producing MILLKKHSLEYADRMFELSSAPPVKDALGLNVDKVEETRAFIRAVIKEEEDGQTLSRVIINEEDELIGVITLMFINHETKSAHIGTWIGHEYWGKGYNRPAKEAILKIAFQELGLDIVFAGARTENIRSHKAQQKLPFIRLNIESAFLEEHAFLEKKEKRSCVLHGFYKEDFMELLNREK from the coding sequence ATGATTTTACTAAAAAAACACAGTTTAGAGTATGCAGATCGAATGTTTGAACTATCCTCTGCACCACCAGTGAAAGATGCATTAGGTTTAAATGTGGATAAGGTTGAGGAAACACGTGCCTTTATAAGAGCAGTTATAAAGGAAGAGGAAGATGGGCAGACGCTTTCTCGAGTGATTATTAATGAAGAAGACGAATTGATTGGTGTTATCACCCTTATGTTCATAAATCATGAGACGAAATCGGCGCATATCGGTACTTGGATCGGTCATGAATATTGGGGGAAAGGGTATAATCGACCCGCAAAGGAAGCGATCCTGAAAATTGCCTTTCAAGAATTGGGTTTAGACATTGTATTTGCGGGTGCAAGAACCGAAAACATCCGTTCTCACAAGGCTCAGCAAAAGCTGCCGTTTATCCGATTAAACATCGAATCGGCATTCCTTGAAGAGCATGCGTTTTTAGAAAAGAAAGAGAAACGGTCCTGTGTTTTGCATGGTTTTTATAAGGAAGACTTTATGGAACTTTTGAATCGGGAGAAGTGA
- a CDS encoding DinB family protein: MEFKVKELEGYTPQIGRLVSMMNYARKTTLDAVHGLTIKELDHLHNKNANSIGALLLHIAAVEKGFQIEIFDGRNPNEQEYDEWGAAYGLGELGRKEIKDQPLTFYIDKLYEVRNRTLEEFRRRDDTWLHSERLWDNQPSNNYFIWFHVIEDEINHRGQIRIQLKMIPFLS, from the coding sequence TTGGAATTCAAGGTAAAAGAATTGGAAGGTTATACGCCACAAATCGGGCGCCTCGTTTCGATGATGAATTATGCAAGAAAGACGACATTGGATGCTGTTCATGGACTAACGATCAAGGAATTGGATCATCTACATAATAAAAATGCTAATTCGATTGGTGCTCTATTATTACATATTGCTGCAGTCGAAAAAGGGTTTCAGATCGAGATATTTGACGGCAGAAATCCGAATGAGCAGGAATACGACGAGTGGGGTGCCGCCTATGGCCTAGGTGAGTTAGGGAGAAAAGAAATTAAAGATCAGCCATTAACGTTTTATATAGACAAGCTATATGAAGTTCGGAATCGGACATTAGAGGAGTTCCGGAGGCGAGACGATACTTGGCTGCATTCGGAAAGACTATGGGATAATCAACCATCGAATAACTATTTCATCTGGTTTCATGTTATTGAGGACGAAATCAACCATCGAGGTCAAATACGAATTCAACTGAAAATGATCCCTTTCTTATCCTGA
- a CDS encoding sodium:solute symporter: MELVHDPTLLWYVGAYGVIMVILGIYFARKVSNSEDFILAGKGLGAIVLTGTLLATWTGSGSISGGETSMAYSYGIIPALLLMLPTLLGIGVLYFIAPKIREFGKYTVSGILEEKYGPFARLIAGIIIILAYVGIVSYQMKGLGFILNITTGMSVALGTIIGAALIIFLATIGGLRSVAPTDALSAFLAIIGLAITLPTIFFLAGGWDDIIANVPSEHLTFSGTLTNLQLLGFLLPSLFLLLADQNMYQRLASSKGDKSSKAAQIGWLLAMLVISPMISFIAFASRSLFHDIEPGMALMATTVAMPTFVGGILLASATAFIVTTGNSYLLSAATNVTYDIFGKYIKRDATDRQLLNITKWFIVILGGLAFVIISYFPTVLSVQMYAYTVYGAGITPAVLAVFFWKRVNLQGGVSSMIAGVVTTLIWEIPLAKPFDLNSVLIAVPVAVIVLIVVTLITSDRSEGIA, encoded by the coding sequence ATGGAACTCGTTCATGATCCAACGCTATTATGGTATGTCGGTGCTTATGGCGTCATAATGGTCATCCTGGGTATTTATTTTGCAAGGAAAGTCTCGAACAGTGAGGACTTTATTCTTGCAGGAAAAGGACTAGGAGCAATTGTCTTAACAGGTACACTCCTTGCCACTTGGACAGGGAGTGGAAGTATTTCTGGCGGGGAGACTTCGATGGCTTACAGCTACGGAATTATCCCTGCATTGTTGTTAATGTTGCCAACTTTATTAGGGATTGGTGTCCTATATTTTATTGCCCCAAAGATAAGGGAATTTGGGAAATACACAGTTTCAGGAATATTGGAGGAAAAATACGGCCCTTTTGCCAGGCTTATAGCAGGAATAATCATAATCCTAGCATATGTCGGCATCGTTTCATATCAAATGAAAGGTCTCGGGTTTATTTTAAATATTACAACGGGAATGTCGGTAGCACTCGGAACGATAATTGGTGCTGCTTTAATTATCTTCCTAGCAACCATTGGAGGATTAAGATCGGTTGCACCTACTGATGCATTAAGTGCATTCTTGGCAATTATAGGTCTGGCTATCACACTGCCAACTATATTTTTTCTTGCAGGTGGTTGGGATGACATTATCGCAAACGTTCCTTCAGAGCACCTTACCTTTTCAGGGACACTTACAAATTTGCAGTTATTAGGCTTTTTGTTGCCTTCCTTGTTTCTTTTATTAGCGGATCAGAATATGTACCAAAGGCTGGCTTCGTCTAAAGGAGATAAATCCTCGAAAGCTGCTCAGATTGGCTGGCTTCTCGCAATGTTAGTGATTTCCCCAATGATCTCCTTTATCGCATTTGCATCAAGGTCATTGTTCCATGATATCGAACCAGGCATGGCTTTAATGGCGACTACAGTTGCCATGCCGACGTTTGTTGGTGGAATATTACTTGCCTCGGCAACAGCCTTCATTGTGACCACAGGTAATTCCTACTTGCTTTCTGCCGCAACGAATGTAACCTATGACATATTCGGTAAATACATTAAAAGAGATGCTACAGACCGTCAATTGTTGAATATAACAAAATGGTTCATCGTCATATTAGGTGGATTAGCTTTCGTGATTATAAGCTATTTCCCGACTGTGCTATCCGTACAAATGTATGCCTATACAGTATACGGTGCTGGAATCACACCGGCTGTGTTGGCTGTGTTTTTCTGGAAACGAGTCAATCTGCAAGGCGGCGTTTCTTCCATGATCGCAGGTGTCGTCACTACGCTTATATGGGAGATTCCTTTAGCAAAGCCGTTCGACTTAAACAGTGTGCTAATCGCAGTACCTGTTGCTGTAATCGTATTAATTGTTGTTACTTTAATCACTTCGGACCGTTCAGAGGGAATTGCATGA
- a CDS encoding LysM peptidoglycan-binding domain-containing protein, with protein MAIHTVVTGDTLWRISSAYGFPITTIMRVNGLVSDALVPGLNLYIPDQSPSERFYQIRPGDTLWQLSQQFGSSVQAIMMANPGVDPYSLRVAQRIRIPTLQKYSMQSLVFFDAFDPDPYLHTLRENAESITYLAIFTYSFNREGALIEADDEAILQAVNMYNIRPFMVVSNYEGGTFSTELGDQVIINPVLRQTLVSNIVTAVDQKGYVGVSLDFEFISPERRTDFTSFLRELKLALGNRILQINAHAKTSDDPTNRLIGFLDYRAIGEIVDIVSVMTIDYGYAIGPPDPVAPVWWIEQVLQYATSQINRRKVMMAMNLYGYDWKLPQQPSNRAEMVAVNALQNRAIANWAPIQYNWNAHAPGYTYVEDGVRHVVWFEDIRSVTPKYMQMEVYDLLGMTYWRLRFRFHKIGLMYRRILRF; from the coding sequence ATGGCGATTCATACAGTAGTTACCGGCGACACGCTGTGGAGAATATCGAGTGCTTATGGTTTTCCAATTACGACAATCATGCGCGTCAACGGACTCGTTTCGGATGCTCTTGTCCCAGGATTGAATCTGTATATTCCTGACCAAAGTCCATCAGAACGATTTTATCAAATTAGACCTGGTGATACACTTTGGCAGCTTTCACAACAATTCGGTTCATCCGTTCAGGCGATTATGATGGCGAATCCAGGGGTTGATCCATACTCACTTAGAGTAGCTCAACGAATTCGTATCCCGACCTTGCAAAAATACAGCATGCAGTCACTCGTCTTTTTCGATGCGTTTGATCCAGATCCTTATCTTCATACGTTAAGGGAAAACGCCGAAAGCATTACGTATCTCGCCATCTTCACGTATTCGTTCAATCGTGAAGGGGCCTTAATTGAAGCGGACGATGAAGCGATTTTACAGGCTGTCAACATGTATAATATACGACCGTTCATGGTTGTCAGTAATTATGAAGGGGGAACGTTCAGCACAGAATTGGGTGATCAAGTGATAATCAACCCGGTTCTCAGACAAACTCTCGTTAGCAATATCGTGACTGCTGTCGATCAAAAAGGTTATGTAGGAGTGAGCCTTGACTTTGAATTCATTTCTCCGGAGAGACGTACTGATTTCACCTCATTTTTGCGAGAATTAAAATTGGCACTCGGGAATCGTATTCTTCAAATCAATGCACATGCGAAAACGAGTGACGACCCGACCAATAGGCTGATCGGTTTTCTTGATTACCGTGCTATCGGTGAAATTGTTGATATCGTCTCTGTCATGACGATTGATTATGGTTATGCAATCGGACCACCTGACCCAGTTGCACCTGTCTGGTGGATTGAGCAAGTTTTACAATATGCCACAAGTCAGATCAATCGGCGGAAAGTGATGATGGCGATGAACCTGTATGGTTATGATTGGAAGTTACCGCAACAGCCTAGTAATCGGGCAGAAATGGTTGCCGTCAATGCGCTGCAAAATCGTGCAATCGCAAATTGGGCACCGATCCAATATAATTGGAATGCCCATGCACCGGGTTATACGTATGTGGAAGATGGTGTCCGGCATGTTGTCTGGTTTGAAGATATCCGGAGTGTTACCCCGAAATACATGCAAATGGAAGTATATGATCTTTTAGGAATGACATACTGGCGATTACGTTTCCGTTTCCACAAAATTGGGCTTATGTACAGAAGAATATTGAGGTTTTGA
- a CDS encoding PhzF family phenazine biosynthesis protein → MKTLNYSLVDVFTTKPFGGNQLAVFQADSTLKPDTMQRIARELNLSESVFIRPPSDPEKEVSLRIFTPQVELPMAGHPTIGAAYVLAHKGMIETKEGKNEWIFEEGVGDVPVTVYKDHAQISKVEMEQPLPVFGDKYIETEIVAKLLSLSIRDLDPTMPIQTVSSGVPFLYVPIRSLSSMKKMNFRTDVWEKHFSGNPHTKHIFTFTTETEEPTSTVHSRMFAPAMGISEDPATGAASGPLGAYLVKYGAIPPTDHKTYFIRSEQGLEMGRPSYIDITIMKEGSEIKEVKIGGKSTMIGSGQIFL, encoded by the coding sequence ATGAAAACATTAAATTATTCCTTAGTCGATGTATTCACCACAAAACCTTTTGGAGGAAACCAATTAGCTGTTTTTCAAGCAGATTCAACGTTAAAACCTGATACCATGCAAAGGATAGCTAGGGAACTAAACCTATCCGAATCGGTATTTATCCGTCCACCGAGCGATCCTGAAAAAGAAGTAAGTTTAAGAATATTCACTCCACAAGTTGAACTTCCGATGGCTGGTCATCCAACAATCGGGGCAGCATACGTATTGGCTCATAAAGGGATGATCGAAACAAAAGAAGGTAAGAATGAATGGATTTTTGAGGAAGGAGTTGGTGATGTTCCTGTAACAGTGTATAAAGATCATGCTCAAATATCAAAAGTAGAGATGGAACAACCATTACCCGTTTTTGGTGATAAATATATAGAAACGGAAATTGTAGCAAAACTGTTGTCTCTATCCATTAGAGACTTAGATCCTACCATGCCGATTCAAACTGTTTCATCAGGAGTACCTTTTTTGTATGTCCCAATACGATCTCTATCCTCGATGAAAAAGATGAACTTTCGCACTGATGTATGGGAGAAGCATTTTAGTGGAAACCCACATACGAAACATATATTTACATTTACAACCGAAACAGAAGAACCAACTTCTACCGTTCATAGTAGAATGTTCGCACCTGCAATGGGGATATCAGAAGATCCTGCAACCGGAGCAGCAAGTGGCCCTTTAGGAGCGTATTTAGTTAAGTATGGGGCCATACCTCCCACTGATCATAAGACTTATTTCATTAGAAGTGAACAAGGACTTGAAATGGGAAGACCTAGTTATATAGATATAACCATCATGAAAGAAGGAAGTGAAATTAAGGAGGTTAAAATCGGCGGTAAATCTACAATGATCGGTTCTGGGCAGATTTTCTTGTAG
- a CDS encoding LysR family transcriptional regulator, which yields MTLLQYEIFKTVIDSGSFTKAGDKLGLTQSAISHAIKGLEAELNLTLLKRGRSGVSLTSEGERIIGFIRQILNLSEKMKQEAGRLNGLEVGAIRIGTFPSVSAYLLPSIIEKFHSEFPAIQVEFYEGGYNELKQMVSSNIIDISFLTNNDAENLDFIPLFDDHLHVILPSAHPLKSKKKISIQEIASDPFIMPKAGCDELVKELFKKNNLKPNVYCEIADNQTIIAMVQKNLGVSVVPEIVMHSNINDLNSVELKEECFRAIGLAVPNLNHVSPAVAAFIELTKSMLNRNN from the coding sequence ATGACATTGCTTCAATATGAGATTTTTAAGACGGTTATCGATTCGGGAAGCTTTACAAAAGCTGGAGACAAGCTTGGTTTAACCCAATCAGCTATCAGCCATGCGATCAAGGGGCTAGAAGCTGAACTTAACCTTACTCTTTTGAAGAGGGGGCGTTCTGGAGTATCGCTAACTTCTGAGGGGGAGAGAATCATTGGTTTTATAAGACAAATATTGAATCTTTCAGAAAAAATGAAACAAGAGGCTGGTCGTTTAAATGGTTTAGAGGTTGGTGCAATTAGAATTGGTACGTTTCCTAGTGTTTCGGCCTACTTGTTACCTTCGATTATAGAAAAATTTCATTCTGAGTTTCCCGCGATACAAGTTGAATTCTATGAAGGTGGATACAATGAACTCAAACAAATGGTATCATCCAATATCATTGATATTAGTTTTCTGACGAATAACGATGCCGAGAACCTGGATTTTATACCATTATTTGACGATCATCTACACGTTATTTTGCCCAGCGCTCATCCCTTAAAAAGTAAAAAAAAGATAAGTATTCAAGAAATAGCATCTGATCCCTTTATAATGCCAAAAGCGGGATGTGATGAATTGGTAAAGGAACTTTTTAAGAAAAATAATCTTAAGCCTAATGTTTATTGTGAAATTGCAGATAATCAAACGATTATCGCTATGGTGCAAAAAAACTTAGGTGTAAGCGTCGTGCCAGAAATAGTAATGCACAGCAATATTAATGATCTGAACTCGGTCGAGCTAAAGGAGGAGTGTTTTCGAGCGATAGGACTGGCGGTGCCGAATCTTAATCATGTTTCTCCAGCAGTTGCTGCATTTATTGAATTAACAAAATCCATGCTCAATAGAAATAATTAA
- a CDS encoding DUF4238 domain-containing protein, producing the protein MGKTKKKHHYVPKSLLAGFTKKETVESPLWVFDQETGKQWESKPVRVGFKNDIYKIEIADVLPDALEDSFMEIETKTAPIIKKLKNTLEMPKGTDFIWLINYIALQYSRTPVRKETLSEPMANIAKIMMQMSIATPERYTKLIEDMKKDGKNIGEELSYKEMHDFIMDEDRYKIVIDNNTKMNNILTSIDAIIPTLMKRNWSVVYSPTTVGDFICSDNPVNLHWTNPQLNRGFFNSPGHGLPDTEVSFPLSSRVMLLGRFDNFQPSSGTIPNKLTLAALNSFTGKQADRFIYSRKKDFYWLSNDNKVANIEDFKSMIREKNC; encoded by the coding sequence ATGGGTAAAACTAAAAAAAAACATCATTATGTACCCAAGTCTCTACTTGCAGGATTCACAAAAAAAGAAACTGTTGAAAGTCCACTATGGGTATTTGACCAGGAAACAGGAAAACAGTGGGAATCGAAGCCTGTGAGGGTTGGTTTTAAGAACGACATTTACAAAATTGAAATAGCGGATGTTCTCCCAGATGCTTTGGAAGATTCATTTATGGAAATAGAAACAAAAACAGCGCCAATAATAAAAAAATTAAAAAATACATTAGAAATGCCAAAAGGAACAGATTTTATATGGCTAATTAATTACATAGCATTGCAGTATTCAAGGACTCCAGTTAGAAAAGAAACATTATCTGAACCAATGGCTAATATTGCAAAAATAATGATGCAAATGTCTATTGCAACACCAGAAAGGTATACAAAACTTATTGAGGATATGAAAAAGGACGGTAAAAACATTGGAGAGGAACTTTCCTATAAGGAAATGCATGATTTTATAATGGATGAAGATAGATATAAAATTGTAATTGATAACAATACCAAAATGAACAATATACTTACCTCTATTGATGCAATAATACCGACTTTAATGAAAAGAAATTGGTCTGTTGTATATAGTCCAACAACGGTAGGGGATTTTATTTGTTCTGATAATCCGGTAAATTTACATTGGACAAATCCTCAGCTAAATAGAGGGTTTTTTAATTCGCCAGGACATGGCTTACCTGATACTGAAGTCAGCTTTCCTTTAAGCAGTAGAGTTATGTTGCTTGGTAGGTTTGATAATTTTCAACCATCTTCAGGCACTATACCAAACAAACTGACCTTGGCGGCATTAAATAGTTTTACAGGTAAACAAGCAGATCGTTTTATATATTCACGAAAGAAAGATTTCTATTGGCTAAGTAATGATAATAAGGTTGCAAATATTGAAGATTTTAAAAGCATGATAAGAGAAAAAAATTGTTAG